One window of Nymphaea colorata isolate Beijing-Zhang1983 chromosome 1, ASM883128v2, whole genome shotgun sequence genomic DNA carries:
- the LOC116246010 gene encoding phytolongin Phyl1.1-like gives MGSIPKTVYYCCVSKGTKVLAAYSLGDPQIERWAALCLENAPPFHACYFQTVLNRIFAFVMEDEHIYFAIADEGLGKSGVKEFMEHVRDNYKKVLKNGAKGSLRLTSFCIREELAPVLRRLISSLETVQRVNHDRLKDPFLNECTRAHSDGLFYDGHMNGLDGKTNSQTSTEAPLLGKACKYEKLSKEFEEVREEREEARDKAVDRGHRIDVADANKNGNGSSAFSLQQNANSRVRTEQLARRMFWRHVRLVLLLDLLVCTILFGVWLVVCKGFTCLR, from the coding sequence ATGGGTTCCATCCCAAAGACTGTCTATTACTGCTGTGTTTCAAAAGGAACGAAAGTGCTTGCTGCATATAGCCTGGGAGATCCACAAATTGAAAGATGGGCGGCACTGTGCTTGGAGAATGCACCCCCATTTCATGCTTGCTACTTCCAGACGGTACTGAACAGGATCTTCGCTTTTGTCATGGAAGATGAACATATTTATTTTGCAATTGCTGATGAAGGCCTAGGAAAATCAGGTGTGAAGGAATTCATGGAGCATGTTAGGGATAATTACAAGAAAGTATTGAAGAATGGTGCAAAGGGTAGTTTGCGCTTAACATCTTTCTGCATCCGTGAAGAATTAGCGCCTGTTCTCCGCCGCCTCATTTCTTCGCTGGAGACTGTCCAGAGAGTGAATCACGACCGTTTGAAGGATCCCTTTTTAAATGAATGCACTCGTGCACATTCTGACGGTCTCTTTTATGATGGCCACATGAACGGTTTAGATGGCAAAACCAATTCACAGACGTCCACGGAGGCACCATTACTTGGAAAAGCCTGCAAGTACGAGAAGCTTTCAAAAGAGTTTGAAGAAGTGagggaagaaagggaagaggCTCGAGACAAAGCAGTAGACAGAGGGCACAGGATAGATGTGGCTGATGCTAACAAGAATGGAAATGGTTCATCAGCTTTTTCTTTACAGCAGAACGCAAACTCGAGAGTTAGAACAGAGCAACTTGCTCGAAGAATGTTTTGGCGCCATGTTCGACTAGTTTTGCTCCTAGACCTGTTGGTTTGCACGATTCTGTTTGGAGTTTGGCTTGTCGTATGCAAGGGATTTACCTGTCTACGGTGA
- the LOC116246351 gene encoding RING-H2 finger protein ATL58-like gives MSNNTGSSGFLDVSPELKLYQAFVVSVPIIFTFILLFLFYLFYLRRRRVDWSSLRMRTSYQAGDLVSTPSGLGLKKEFREMLPIVIYKESFLIRETQCSVCLGDYEPSDHLQQIPSCGHTFHMDCIDNWLTKHTTCPLCRASLLPATKAMDPPSTSNLEAGNVALERVGDDVVAPSQNSDTALHL, from the exons ATGTCCAATAATACTGGTTCGTCCGGCTTCCTAGACGTTTCACCAGAGCTAAAACTCTACCAAGCGTTCGTTGTCTCGGTGCCCATCATCTTTACATTCATCCTTTTGTTCCTGTTCTATCTTTTCTATCTCAGACGTCGAAGGGTTGATTGGTCGTCGTTGCGCATGAGGACTTCATATCAAGCCGGAGATCTCGTCTCTACC CCTTCAGGACTGGGATTGAAAAAAGAATTCAGGGAGATGCTTCCAATTGTTATTTATAAAGAGAGTTTCCTGATCAGAGAAACACA ATGTTCTGTCTGCCTTGGGGACTATGAGCCCAGCGACCATCTCCAGCAGATACCATCTTGCGGACACACTTTTCACATGGACTGCATCGATAACTGGCTCACCAAGCACACAACATGCCCACTTTGTCGAGCATCTCTCTTGCCAGCAACCAAGGCCATGGATCCCCCCTCGACATCAAATCTTGAAGCTGGCAATGTTGCTCTGGAGAGAGTTGGAGATGATGTAGTTGCACCTTCACAGAATTCTGATACAGCTCTGCATCTGTAG